One stretch of Streptomyces sp. NBC_01142 DNA includes these proteins:
- a CDS encoding ABC-2 family transporter protein, translated as MRLYVAVAAGGFRRYATYRMATAAGVFTNTVFGFIMAYTYIALWDERPQLGGYDLSQALTYVWLGQALLMTCAMMGGGFEDELMERIRTGDIAIDLYRPADLQLWWMAGDLGRAAFHLVGRGMVPMMLGGLAFDLALPLSPLTWIAFVVSVALGVVVSFAVRFLVALSAFWLMDGAGVMQICWLAGMFFSGMLLPLNLFPGALGEVARALPWSSLLQVPADVLLGKYTGWGLVRAYAFQGGWALALLAAGRALQSVATRRVVVQGG; from the coding sequence GTGCGGCTGTACGTGGCCGTCGCGGCGGGTGGGTTCCGGCGCTATGCGACGTACCGGATGGCGACGGCGGCCGGAGTGTTCACCAACACCGTCTTCGGCTTCATCATGGCGTACACCTATATCGCCCTGTGGGACGAGCGCCCGCAGCTGGGTGGGTACGACCTCTCGCAGGCGCTCACCTATGTGTGGCTGGGCCAGGCGCTGCTGATGACCTGCGCCATGATGGGCGGCGGTTTCGAGGACGAGCTGATGGAGCGGATCCGCACCGGCGACATCGCGATCGATCTGTACCGGCCGGCCGACCTTCAACTGTGGTGGATGGCAGGAGACCTGGGCCGGGCTGCCTTCCATCTGGTGGGACGTGGGATGGTGCCGATGATGCTCGGAGGTCTCGCCTTCGATCTGGCGCTGCCGCTGTCCCCGCTGACCTGGATCGCCTTCGTGGTGTCGGTGGCGCTGGGGGTGGTGGTGAGCTTCGCGGTCCGTTTCCTGGTGGCGCTCTCCGCGTTCTGGCTGATGGACGGGGCCGGGGTGATGCAGATCTGCTGGCTGGCGGGGATGTTCTTCTCCGGGATGCTGCTGCCGCTCAATCTGTTCCCCGGCGCGCTGGGCGAGGTGGCGCGGGCGTTGCCGTGGTCGTCGTTGCTGCAGGTCCCCGCGGATGTCCTCCTCGGGAAGTACACGGGGTGGGGACTGGTGCGGGCGTATGCCTTCCAGGGCGGCTGGGCGCTGGCGCTGCTGGCCGCCGGGCGGGCGCTGCAGTCCGTCGCGACGCGCAGGGTGGTGGTTCAGGGTGGCTGA
- a CDS encoding ATP-binding cassette domain-containing protein — translation MDFIELDGVEKVFDVRRKAGRLRREKHQVRAVDGISFRVPRGEMVGYIGPNGAGKSTTIKMLTGILTPSGGRLRVAGIDPSRERTRLAQRIGVVFGQRTTLWWDLPLKDSYRLVHRMYRIPDKRFRENLDRCVELLDLGALLEVPVRQLSLGQRMRGDIAAALLHDPEVLYLDEPTIGLDVISKAKVREFLRDLNAERATTVLLTTHDLTDIEQLCKRVMVIDHGRLMYDGALAGLHEVGESERTLVVDLERVLPPIILDSARTVRVEGPRQWLAFPAAQSAAPLVAELAARYPLVDLSVREPDIEAVIAKMYAERSGL, via the coding sequence ATGGACTTCATCGAGCTCGACGGTGTCGAGAAGGTCTTCGACGTACGGCGCAAGGCGGGCAGGCTGCGCCGCGAGAAGCATCAGGTCCGGGCGGTCGACGGGATCAGCTTCCGCGTGCCGCGCGGCGAGATGGTCGGCTACATCGGCCCGAACGGCGCCGGGAAGTCCACCACCATCAAGATGCTGACGGGCATCCTGACGCCGAGCGGGGGGCGGCTGCGGGTCGCGGGTATCGATCCGTCCCGGGAGCGTACGAGGCTGGCGCAGCGGATCGGGGTGGTGTTCGGGCAGCGTACGACGCTGTGGTGGGACCTGCCGCTGAAGGATTCGTACCGGCTGGTGCACCGGATGTACCGGATCCCGGACAAGCGGTTCCGGGAGAACCTGGACCGCTGTGTCGAACTGCTCGACCTCGGCGCGCTGTTGGAGGTGCCGGTGCGGCAGCTCTCACTCGGTCAGCGGATGCGCGGGGACATCGCGGCGGCGCTGCTGCACGATCCCGAGGTGCTGTATCTGGACGAGCCGACCATCGGGCTCGATGTGATCTCCAAGGCGAAGGTGCGGGAGTTTCTGCGGGACCTGAATGCCGAGCGGGCGACGACGGTGCTGCTGACGACGCACGATCTGACCGATATCGAGCAGCTGTGCAAGCGGGTGATGGTCATCGATCACGGTCGGCTGATGTACGACGGGGCGCTGGCGGGTCTCCATGAGGTGGGGGAGAGCGAGCGGACGCTGGTGGTGGACCTGGAGCGCGTGCTGCCGCCGATCATCCTGGACTCCGCGCGCACGGTGCGGGTGGAGGGGCCGCGGCAGTGGCTGGCGTTCCCGGCGGCGCAGTCGGCGGCGCCGCTGGTGGCCGAGCTGGCGGCCCGGTATCCGCTGGTGGACCTGTCGGTGCGGGAGCCGGACATCGAGGCCGTGATCGCGAAGATGTACGCGGAACGGTCGGGCCTGTGA
- a CDS encoding DUF1707 domain-containing protein, with the protein MTSELPEMRASDSERERVAERLRDAVAEGRLDMEEFEQRLDAAYKARTHGELEPLVSDLPLTGAFTTSPAAATGSGRWAERIGGPGTSKGAFAFWGGFSRKGTWTVPRLFTSFTLMGGGELDLREARFEDRETVIRCFAVMGGVHIVVPPDLNVDVSGIGFMGGFGEEGEGDAEPDPTAPRVKITGFALMGGVGVERKLRKAEKQRIKAERAAERERLERGERGRLDKGDRKELG; encoded by the coding sequence ATGACGAGCGAACTCCCTGAGATGCGTGCCTCCGACTCCGAGCGTGAGCGGGTGGCCGAGCGGCTGCGTGACGCCGTGGCGGAGGGGCGGCTCGACATGGAGGAGTTCGAGCAGCGCCTCGACGCCGCCTACAAGGCGCGTACGCACGGCGAGTTGGAACCTCTGGTCAGCGACCTTCCGCTGACGGGCGCCTTCACCACGTCCCCGGCGGCCGCCACCGGCTCCGGCCGCTGGGCCGAGCGCATCGGAGGGCCCGGCACCTCCAAGGGCGCGTTCGCCTTCTGGGGCGGCTTCAGCCGCAAGGGCACCTGGACGGTCCCCCGGCTGTTCACCAGCTTCACGCTGATGGGCGGCGGCGAACTCGACCTGCGCGAGGCCCGGTTCGAGGACCGTGAGACGGTGATCCGCTGCTTCGCCGTCATGGGCGGCGTCCACATCGTCGTACCGCCCGACCTGAACGTCGACGTCAGCGGCATCGGCTTCATGGGCGGCTTCGGCGAGGAGGGCGAGGGCGACGCGGAGCCCGATCCGACGGCGCCGCGCGTGAAGATCACGGGCTTTGCGCTGATGGGCGGCGTGGGCGTCGAGCGCAAGCTCAGGAAGGCCGAGAAGCAGCGGATCAAGGCGGAGCGCGCGGCCGAGCGGGAGCGCCTGGAGAGGGGCGAGCGCGGCCGGCTGGACAAGGGCGACCGCAAGGAGCTCGGCTGA
- a CDS encoding ABC transporter permease, with protein MQGIPGPPRLSRLSVLSNGLRAYGLIAMMWIRSTMAYRASFVMTALGNFVATGFDFIAIILMFQHVNALGGYSLAEIAFLYGATGASFGLADLVMGSMNRLGRRVRDGTLDTLLVRPVPVLAQVAADRFALRRLGRITQGMLVFGYGVLVLNIDWTLLRVLMVPMMVLSGAAIFSALYVAGAAFQFWAQDASEVQNSFTYGGNTLLQYPPTLFAKDLVRGVTFVVPLAFINWLPALYVLGRPYPLDVPQWLAFLPPVVAAVCCWLASLAWRAGLRSYRSTGS; from the coding sequence ATTCAGGGGATTCCTGGGCCGCCGCGATTGTCGCGGCTGTCGGTGCTGTCGAACGGACTGCGCGCGTACGGTCTGATCGCGATGATGTGGATCCGCTCCACGATGGCGTACCGCGCCTCGTTCGTGATGACGGCGCTCGGGAACTTCGTGGCGACCGGCTTCGACTTCATCGCGATTATTCTGATGTTCCAGCACGTGAACGCGCTGGGCGGCTACTCCCTCGCCGAGATCGCCTTTCTGTACGGGGCGACGGGCGCCTCCTTCGGCCTCGCCGACCTGGTCATGGGGTCGATGAACCGGCTGGGGCGGCGGGTGCGCGACGGGACGCTGGACACGCTGCTGGTACGTCCGGTGCCGGTGCTCGCGCAGGTGGCGGCGGACCGGTTCGCGCTGCGCCGTCTCGGCCGGATCACCCAGGGGATGCTGGTGTTCGGCTACGGCGTGCTCGTTCTGAACATCGACTGGACTCTGCTGCGGGTGCTGATGGTGCCGATGATGGTGCTCAGCGGGGCGGCGATCTTCTCGGCGCTGTATGTGGCGGGGGCGGCGTTCCAGTTCTGGGCGCAGGACGCTTCCGAGGTGCAGAACTCCTTCACGTACGGCGGTAACACGCTGCTGCAGTATCCGCCGACGCTGTTCGCGAAGGATCTGGTGCGCGGGGTGACGTTCGTGGTCCCGCTGGCCTTCATCAACTGGCTGCCGGCGCTGTACGTGCTGGGCCGGCCGTATCCGCTGGACGTGCCGCAGTGGCTGGCCTTCCTGCCGCCGGTGGTCGCTGCGGTGTGCTGCTGGTTGGCCTCTCTCGCCTGGCGGGCCGGACTTCGCTCCTACCGGAGCACAGGGAGCTAG
- a CDS encoding SGNH/GDSL hydrolase family protein: MNKRHGYATLAALMAVVALICCAIYLGVGATKARTAARTSVAPAPVWVGTWSAAPVMAAPAGPADPIGRIDAAGPAGRSVRNVVHTSIGGSAARITLSNVLGAKPLTIARVSLAVRADNGPAAVPGTLRRITFRGAPGATITAGGQLVSDPVVLRVPDDGDLLVTVHTPAPGGPLTFHPHARQTSYLADGDRTQDVLGTAYTRLTPSWYHLTGIDVLTPEARGTIVAIGDSITDGVSSTPDTNSRWPDVLADRLSGRYGVLNQGISGNRLLMYGRGPSTLDRFERDVLDQSGARTVIVAIGINDLLRAPYEPTADRVTAGLAELTRRAHARGLRVVGATLLPCGGHALCTPAVEAARTKVNTAVRTGRIFDAVVDFDRALRDPYAPHRMRAVYDSGDHLHPSDIGYRRMGRAVDPARL; encoded by the coding sequence ATGAACAAGCGTCACGGGTATGCGACCCTCGCTGCCCTCATGGCCGTAGTGGCTCTCATCTGCTGCGCCATATACCTCGGAGTCGGGGCCACCAAGGCCCGTACCGCCGCCCGTACGTCCGTCGCACCCGCCCCCGTCTGGGTCGGCACCTGGTCCGCCGCCCCGGTGATGGCCGCACCCGCCGGTCCCGCCGACCCCATCGGCCGAATAGACGCGGCAGGGCCCGCAGGACGCTCCGTGCGCAACGTGGTGCACACCAGCATCGGCGGCTCCGCCGCCCGCATCACCCTCTCCAACGTCCTCGGCGCGAAGCCGCTCACGATCGCCCGCGTCTCGCTCGCCGTACGCGCGGACAACGGGCCCGCCGCGGTGCCGGGCACCCTGCGCCGCATCACGTTCCGGGGGGCGCCCGGCGCCACCATCACGGCCGGCGGGCAACTGGTCAGCGACCCGGTCGTACTCCGGGTCCCGGACGACGGCGATCTGCTGGTCACCGTCCACACCCCCGCCCCCGGCGGTCCCCTGACCTTCCACCCGCACGCACGCCAGACCTCCTACCTCGCGGACGGCGACCGCACACAGGACGTGCTCGGCACCGCGTACACCCGGCTGACCCCGTCCTGGTACCACCTCACCGGCATCGACGTACTGACCCCGGAAGCACGCGGCACGATCGTCGCCATCGGCGACTCGATCACCGACGGCGTGAGCTCCACCCCCGACACCAACAGCCGCTGGCCCGACGTCCTCGCCGACCGCCTCAGCGGCCGCTACGGCGTGCTCAACCAGGGCATCAGCGGCAATCGCCTGCTCATGTACGGACGCGGCCCCAGCACGCTCGACCGATTCGAGCGCGATGTGCTCGACCAGTCCGGGGCCAGAACGGTGATCGTCGCCATCGGCATCAACGACCTGCTGCGCGCGCCGTACGAGCCCACCGCCGACCGGGTCACCGCCGGGCTCGCCGAGCTCACCCGCCGGGCGCACGCGCGCGGACTGCGCGTCGTCGGCGCGACGCTGCTGCCCTGCGGCGGACACGCCCTGTGCACCCCGGCGGTCGAAGCCGCACGCACCAAGGTCAACACCGCCGTACGGACGGGCAGGATCTTCGACGCGGTCGTCGACTTCGACCGGGCGCTGCGCGACCCGTACGCGCCCCACCGGATGCGTGCGGTCTACGACTCCGGGGACCATCTCCACCCCAGCGACATCGGATACCGGCGGATGGGCAGGGCCGTGGACCCGGCGCGGCTGTGA
- a CDS encoding SDR family NAD(P)-dependent oxidoreductase translates to MDLELTDKVVVVTGASKGIGLAITEAFLREGARVVAGSRSETLELAALRETYDVAFVTGDLATGEGVDALIQAAMERHSRIDVLVNNVGATEPRTDFLAVDDAQWQRGFDLNFFSAVRASRAALPHLLADGEGAVVNISSLNARMPFPTVVDYSAAKAALTSLTKALSEEFAPRGVRVNAIAPGPVRTPFWTAPGGFAEAVAAGAGTTAQEAVDVVVPQQMGITTGRFTEPQEVANLALFLASPRAANITGAEFLIDGGQTKTT, encoded by the coding sequence ATGGATCTGGAGCTCACCGACAAAGTCGTCGTCGTCACCGGCGCCAGCAAGGGCATCGGCCTGGCCATCACCGAGGCGTTCCTGCGTGAGGGCGCGCGAGTGGTCGCCGGCAGCCGTTCCGAGACCCTTGAGCTGGCCGCGTTGCGCGAGACGTATGACGTGGCCTTCGTCACCGGCGATCTGGCTACCGGCGAAGGCGTGGATGCACTGATCCAGGCGGCGATGGAACGTCATAGCAGGATCGACGTCCTGGTCAACAACGTCGGAGCCACCGAGCCCCGCACCGATTTCCTCGCCGTCGACGACGCACAGTGGCAGCGGGGCTTCGACCTGAACTTCTTCAGCGCCGTCCGCGCCAGCCGCGCCGCGTTGCCGCACCTGCTCGCGGACGGCGAAGGCGCGGTCGTCAACATCAGTTCCCTCAACGCCCGGATGCCCTTCCCCACCGTGGTGGACTACTCGGCGGCCAAGGCCGCGCTGACCAGCCTCACCAAGGCGCTGTCGGAGGAGTTTGCGCCGCGCGGCGTACGGGTGAACGCCATCGCTCCGGGACCGGTCCGCACCCCGTTCTGGACCGCCCCTGGCGGCTTCGCCGAGGCCGTGGCGGCCGGCGCAGGGACCACTGCCCAGGAGGCCGTGGACGTGGTGGTGCCCCAGCAGATGGGCATCACGACGGGACGCTTCACCGAACCTCAGGAGGTCGCCAACCTCGCGCTCTTCCTGGCCTCGCCCCGCGCCGCGAACATCACAGGCGCCGAATTCCTCATCGACGGCGGCCAGACCAAGACGACCTGA